In Methanofollis sp., the DNA window CCGGACCCGGCGCCCAGGCGGCCATCCGCGCCCTTGCCCGTGCCGGCATCCGCATCGGTAAGATCGAGGACGTCACCCCGGTCCCGCACGACTCAATTCGCCAGAAAGGCGGGAGACGCGGAAGGAGAGTCTGATGCAGATCGAATTTGCCAGAATTGATGATGACGCCGCGAGGTTCGTCCTCAGCGGCGCCACCCCAGCGTTCGCGAATGCCCTGCGCCGCACCATGATCGGTGAGGTGCCCACGCTCGCCATCGAAGACGTAAAGATCTATGATAACTCTAGCGTGCTCTTCGATGAGATTCTGGCACACAGGCTCGGACTAATCCCAATAAAGACCGATCTTTCAAGATTTGTCAAGCAAGAGGACTGCTCGTGCGAGGGTGCCGGGTGCCCGCTCTGCTCGGTGACCTTCACCATGAGTGTTGAAGGCCCGGGGATGGTATATTCCAGCGACCTCATCTCGGACGACCCCGAAACCCGACCAGTCCTCGACAACGTCCCGATCGTCAAGCTCTTCGAGGGCCAGAAGATCGTGCTCGAAGCGCGCGCCACCCTGAACACAGGGAGAGTACATGCCAAGTGGGAACCGACCACCGCCTGCGGGTACAAGAACTACCCCGTTGTCACCATCGGTGAGAACTGTGACGGGTGCGGCATGTGCATCGACGAGTGCCCTCGCGGCGTGCTTGAGATCAAGGATAGACAGGCACAAGTGGTCGATGGAAAACTTGAGACATGCTCCCTCTGTAAACTCTGCGAGAAAGCGTGCCTGACCACCGGTATCGGCACCGAGCCTGCGATCACCATCAGGTCTGACATTTCAAAGTTCATCTTTGTCGTGGAAAGCGATGGTTCGTTGCCTGTTCTGACAATCATCGAAAAAGGACTTGAATACATCAGAAAGCAATCAACGGATCTCTCAGAGACGTTGGTCGAGATAGCCGGAGTGAATTAGATGGTAAAGGGAACATACCAGAAGACGAACCCCCGTCTTTCGTATCTCGTTGCGCTGCTCAAAGAGACGGCACGGGAAAACGACGCGAAGGTCTGGCGGGTCATCGCACAAAATCTGGAAGCACCCAGCAACAACTATGCTGAGGTCAACATCGGAAAGATCAACCGGTACGCCCAGGACGGCGAGACGATCCTGGTCCCCGGCAAGGTGCTCGGGAGCGGCGTGCTGAACCAGAAGGTATCGGTTGCGGCACTCAACTTCTCCGAGTCCGCGATCGGCAAGATCACCGGCCTTGACGGCTCGTGCATGACCATTGAAGAACTGGTCGCACAGAACCCGAAGGGTGCAGGCGTGAGGATACTGAGGTGAGAATCATGGTGACGATCATCAATGCAGAAGGACTGCTCCTTGGGCGGCTTGCAAGCAACGTCGCACGGCGCTCACTTCAGGGTGAGAAGTTCGCCATCGTGAACGTCGAGAAGGTAATCGTTTCCGGTCACCGTGCCATGGTGCTCGGCAACTACCACCACAAGCGTCAGCGCGGCTCGCGCGAAGGCGGCCCGTTCTTCCCGAGAAGACCGGACCACATCATGAGGCGGACAGTTCGCGGCATGCTCCCGTACAAGCGCCAGCGGGGAGCCGAGGCATTCAGGAACGTCATGGCCTATGTCGGCGTCCCGGTCGAGTTCCAGGGCAGGGAAGCCGAATTTGAGACCATCGAACAGGCAGGGATCGAGCGGTTGAACAACCCGAGATATGTCACCCTCGGTGAGATCAGCACCACGCTCGGGGCCAAGTACTGAAGGTGAATAAGATGGCAAAGGTCGTAAATACAAGCGGTAAGAGAAAGACCGCAATCGCACGGGCAACCCTCAAGGAAGGAAACGGGCGGATACGGATCAACTCCGTACCCCTCGAGATCTACGCGACCGAACTGGTGCGCATGAAGATCTCCGAGCCGCTCCACCTTATCCCGAACACCATCGATAGCGTTGACGTCTCCATCGAAGTGAGCGGGGGCGGGATGATGGGTCAGGCCGAGGCTGTCAGGACCGCGCTTGCTCGCGGCATCCTCGAATGGACCAACGATCCCAAGGTCAAGGACACCTTCATCACCTATGACCGCACTCTCCTCGTCAATGACTCGAGGCAGAAGGAAGCCAAGAAGCCGCACGGCCGTGGCGCACGCGCGAAGTTCCAAAAGTCTTATCGGTGAGCCAGACAAACACCATAGAGGAAAATCGAGATATGATCCCGGTCAGATGCTTTACATGCGGCAAAGTGATCTCCTCTACCTGGATGGAGTTCAAAAAGCGGCGGGATGCAGGCGAGGATCCCAAAAAGATCCTCGACGATCTCGGTTTAGAACGCTACTGCTGCAGACGGATGCTGCTCACACACAAGGAGATTGTGGACGACATCAACCCGTACCAGTAAGGGGTCGTGGGGTAGCCTGGACTATCCTAGGGCGTTCGGGACGCTCTGACCTGAGTTCGAATCTCAGCGACCCCATTATCTATTATGTGTTTTGAGGATGCATCATGGACCAATATACTCGCTATGAGAAAGCACGGATCGTAGGAGCCCGCGCGCTCCAGATCTCGATGGGTGCCCCGGTCCTGATCCAGACGAGCAATGTTGATCCCCTCAACATCGCACTTGAAGAATTCGAGGACGATCGGATCCCCATTACGGTAAAGAAAAAGGCGTGATCTGATGACCGATATTGAACAGATCGTACTGAGGACTATTCTGGACAGCAGAGGGAACCCGACCGTCGAGGCAGAGATCTACACCTGTTGCGGCTTCGGCCGGGCAGCCGCACCGAGCGGCGCATCCACCGGGACGTGGGAGGCAAAGGTCAGATCACCACGCGAGGCGGTTCCCGCCGCACGCGAACACCTCGTCCCCACGCTCGTCGGGCTCGACGCCGCGGATCAGGCCGGTTTTGACAGGACCCTTCACGAGTCCGACGGAACAGTGGACTTTTCGAACATCGGCGCAAACGTGGCAGTCGCACTCTCCCTCGCATGCGCGAAGGCTGCGGCGAACTCGATCGGCATCCCGCTCTTCCGGTACCTTGGCGGGGCCTTCGCCCGGAAGACCCCCCTGCCCCTCGGCAATGTCATAGGCGGCGGGGCGCATGCCACGAACGCCACCGACATCCAGGAGTTTCTGGTCATCCCGACCGGCGCCTCCTGTGCAGACGAGGCAGTCTTTGCAAACGCCGCCGTCCATAAAAAGGTGAAGGAGTTGCTCGTCAAGGCAGGCAAGGGCTGCGGCAAGGGCGACGAAGGCGCATGGGCACCGAGGATCTCCGACGCAGAGGCGTTCGAACTCCTGAACCAGGCTATCGGAGCCGTCTCCGACGAACTGAACTTCGCGATCGACATGGGTATCGACGTCGCATCCAGCGAGATGTGGAACGGAAACACCTATGTGTACAGTGACATGAAGAGGACGACCGAAGACCAGATCGCCTATATCACCGAACTGGTGGACCGTTACAACCTCGCCTATGTGGAAGACCCCCTCGTCGAGGAGGACTTCGAGGGCTTTGCCAGAATCAACAGGCAGGTCGGAGACCGGTGCCTGATCTGCGGCGACGACCTCTATGTCACCAATGCCGAGCGGATCCTGCGCGGGATCGAGACAGATGCCTCGAACTGCGTGCTGATCAAGCCCAACCAGATCGGGACGCTGACCGACACCTTCGAGGCTGTCCACCTGGCAAAATCCCACAGCATGGACACGGTGATGAGTCACCGGTCCGGAGAAACGACCGACGAAACTATCGCCCATCTTGCCACCGCATTCGAATGCAGGTTGCTGAAATCGGGGGTCGTGGGCGGAGAAAGAATCGCAAAACTGAATGAACTGATACGTATTGAGGAGCTGATCTAAACATGGTTGAAGAGACTGAGATGGAAATTGTGCTGAACGAGCCCCTCGTTCCGGTGGAAGAGTACCTCGCCGCAGGAGTCCACATCGGCACGCAGCAGAAGAGCCAGGACATGATGAAGTTCATCTACCGCGTGCGCGGGGACGGACTGTACATCCTTGACATCAGAGCAACCGACGAGCGCATCAAGACCGCGGCGAAGTTCCTTGCCAGCTACGACGCCCCGAAGGTTCTCATCGTCGCCTCCCGGCAGTACGCCCAGTACCCGGCAAAGAAGTTCGCCGACGCCATCGGAGGCACCGCGGCTATCGGGCGGTACATCCCCGGTCTCATGACCAACCCGAACTTCCACGGCTACGTGGAGCCCGAAGTCGTCGTCGTCACCGACCCGATGGGCGACGCTCAGGCGATCAAGGAAGCGATCCAGAACGGGATACCGGTCATCGGCCTCTGCGACACGAACAACATGACCAGCAACCTCGACATGGTCATCCCGACAAACAACAAGGGCAGAAAGGCACTCTCCCTCGTCTACTACCTCCTCACCAGGGAGATCCTCCATCTCCGCGGTGTTTCCACCTCCTATACCCTCGAGGACTTCGAGACAGAACTGTAAGGAGGAAGAGAGATGCAGACGAGGGCATGCACCGTCGCAGGCATGTTCTATCCGGGAGACCCCGCTCATCTCGAGCAGTTTCTCGGCATGGTCACCCCGGAACCAGTGACCGACATGCCTGCCGCCCTCGGTATCGTCGCACCCCATGCAGGCTATCCATATTCAGGTGCCGTGGCGGCCCGGGCTTATGCCGCCATACCACCCTCTTTTGACGGGACATTCATCATCATCGGGCCAAGCCACCACGGTTTTACGACCTCCGCCTCGGCGATACCATGGGAGACCCCGCTTGGCATCGTGGACGTCGACGCCGACCTCGTGCAGGCGATCGGCGTGCCGATCGACGACGACGCACACGCTACCGAACACTCGATCGAGGTCCAGGTGCCTTTCATCAAGTACCACTTTCCGCGGGCCAGGATCGCACCGATCATGATGGGCGACCAGAGCCTCAGGAGTGCGGAGAAACTTGCAAAGGCGATCGTGGCCGCAGTCAGGAAGACCGGACGCGAGGTGCGGATCGTCGCCTCAAGCGACTTCTCCCATTATATCCCTGATGACCTCGCACACCATGTGGACCTGCAGGCGATCGAGGCATTGAAGACTCTCGATGTCCCGGAGTTCTACCGGAAGATCGAGTTTCTCGACGTCAGCGCATGCGGGTACGGCCCGATCGCAACGATGGTCCTTGCATGCAAGGCATTCGGCGCGACCGAAGGGAGGTTGCTCACCTATACCACGAGCGGAGAGGTGACCGGCGACCCCCTTGTCGTTGGATATGCTGCCATAGCGGTGGTGTAGAGTGGCGACCTGGAGCGCCCCCGGTAAGGTATTTCTTTTTGGAGAGCACGCTGTTGTCTATGGGAAGCCAGGCGTGGCGATGGCAATCAAGCCGCGCGTGGCGGTGACGGTGAGGAGGGTAAAAAACCCCGCACCTGTCCGTTCTCCCTATATAGACGAGTGTTTCCGTTCGACCGGGGTGCAGGGGAGCGTCTATATCAGGTCGCAACTCCCGAGTTCGTCAGGGCTCGGGTCATCGGCGGCAGTGACCACCGCTACCCTCGCCGCCATCTCAGACGAGTTCGGCCTCGGCTTTACAAAGGACGAGATCGCAGAGCGCGCCTTTGCGATCGAGAAGAAAGTCCAGAACGGGAGAGCGAGCCCGACCGACACCTATGTGACAACCTTCGGCGGGATCGTACTCATCTCCCGGGGTTCGAAACGACGCCTGCCGCCGCAGAGCCTCCACCTCGTCATCGGCAACACCCTCGTCCCCCATTCGACCGCAAAGATGGTGGAGCACGTGGCACAGCTGCACCAGAAGCACCCCGCCATCGTCAACCCGATCCTGGACTCGATCGGGGCGGTGACCACCCAGGCGATCAAGTGCATGAACAAACCGCAGCAGCTCGGTCACTGCATGGACGTCAACAACGCCCTCCTTGAGGCACTCGGCGTCGGCCACCCCGCCCTCTCCAAACTTGTCCTGACCGCCCGCGCGGCCGGGGCCTTCGGCGCGAAGGTCACCGGCGCCGGCGGAGGGGGGTGTATGGTGGCGCTCTGCCCGAAACACGCAAAGAGCCGGATCGCAGGGGCGATGGACGCCACAGGCGCAAAGTCGATCATCACCACCATCGAC includes these proteins:
- a CDS encoding DNA-directed RNA polymerase subunit D, which translates into the protein MQIEFARIDDDAARFVLSGATPAFANALRRTMIGEVPTLAIEDVKIYDNSSVLFDEILAHRLGLIPIKTDLSRFVKQEDCSCEGAGCPLCSVTFTMSVEGPGMVYSSDLISDDPETRPVLDNVPIVKLFEGQKIVLEARATLNTGRVHAKWEPTTACGYKNYPVVTIGENCDGCGMCIDECPRGVLEIKDRQAQVVDGKLETCSLCKLCEKACLTTGIGTEPAITIRSDISKFIFVVESDGSLPVLTIIEKGLEYIRKQSTDLSETLVEIAGVN
- a CDS encoding 50S ribosomal protein L18e, whose product is MVKGTYQKTNPRLSYLVALLKETARENDAKVWRVIAQNLEAPSNNYAEVNIGKINRYAQDGETILVPGKVLGSGVLNQKVSVAALNFSESAIGKITGLDGSCMTIEELVAQNPKGAGVRILR
- a CDS encoding 50S ribosomal protein L13, whose amino-acid sequence is MVTIINAEGLLLGRLASNVARRSLQGEKFAIVNVEKVIVSGHRAMVLGNYHHKRQRGSREGGPFFPRRPDHIMRRTVRGMLPYKRQRGAEAFRNVMAYVGVPVEFQGREAEFETIEQAGIERLNNPRYVTLGEISTTLGAKY
- a CDS encoding 30S ribosomal protein S9, coding for MAKVVNTSGKRKTAIARATLKEGNGRIRINSVPLEIYATELVRMKISEPLHLIPNTIDSVDVSIEVSGGGMMGQAEAVRTALARGILEWTNDPKVKDTFITYDRTLLVNDSRQKEAKKPHGRGARAKFQKSYR
- a CDS encoding DNA-directed RNA polymerase subunit N, which encodes MIPVRCFTCGKVISSTWMEFKKRRDAGEDPKKILDDLGLERYCCRRMLLTHKEIVDDINPYQ
- a CDS encoding DNA-directed RNA polymerase subunit K, which translates into the protein MDQYTRYEKARIVGARALQISMGAPVLIQTSNVDPLNIALEEFEDDRIPITVKKKA
- the eno gene encoding phosphopyruvate hydratase; protein product: MTDIEQIVLRTILDSRGNPTVEAEIYTCCGFGRAAAPSGASTGTWEAKVRSPREAVPAAREHLVPTLVGLDAADQAGFDRTLHESDGTVDFSNIGANVAVALSLACAKAAANSIGIPLFRYLGGAFARKTPLPLGNVIGGGAHATNATDIQEFLVIPTGASCADEAVFANAAVHKKVKELLVKAGKGCGKGDEGAWAPRISDAEAFELLNQAIGAVSDELNFAIDMGIDVASSEMWNGNTYVYSDMKRTTEDQIAYITELVDRYNLAYVEDPLVEEDFEGFARINRQVGDRCLICGDDLYVTNAERILRGIETDASNCVLIKPNQIGTLTDTFEAVHLAKSHSMDTVMSHRSGETTDETIAHLATAFECRLLKSGVVGGERIAKLNELIRIEELI
- the rpsB gene encoding 30S ribosomal protein S2 — its product is MVEETEMEIVLNEPLVPVEEYLAAGVHIGTQQKSQDMMKFIYRVRGDGLYILDIRATDERIKTAAKFLASYDAPKVLIVASRQYAQYPAKKFADAIGGTAAIGRYIPGLMTNPNFHGYVEPEVVVVTDPMGDAQAIKEAIQNGIPVIGLCDTNNMTSNLDMVIPTNNKGRKALSLVYYLLTREILHLRGVSTSYTLEDFETEL
- the amrB gene encoding AmmeMemoRadiSam system protein B encodes the protein MQTRACTVAGMFYPGDPAHLEQFLGMVTPEPVTDMPAALGIVAPHAGYPYSGAVAARAYAAIPPSFDGTFIIIGPSHHGFTTSASAIPWETPLGIVDVDADLVQAIGVPIDDDAHATEHSIEVQVPFIKYHFPRARIAPIMMGDQSLRSAEKLAKAIVAAVRKTGREVRIVASSDFSHYIPDDLAHHVDLQAIEALKTLDVPEFYRKIEFLDVSACGYGPIATMVLACKAFGATEGRLLTYTTSGEVTGDPLVVGYAAIAVV
- the mvk gene encoding mevalonate kinase, which produces MATWSAPGKVFLFGEHAVVYGKPGVAMAIKPRVAVTVRRVKNPAPVRSPYIDECFRSTGVQGSVYIRSQLPSSSGLGSSAAVTTATLAAISDEFGLGFTKDEIAERAFAIEKKVQNGRASPTDTYVTTFGGIVLISRGSKRRLPPQSLHLVIGNTLVPHSTAKMVEHVAQLHQKHPAIVNPILDSIGAVTTQAIKCMNKPQQLGHCMDVNNALLEALGVGHPALSKLVLTARAAGAFGAKVTGAGGGGCMVALCPKHAKSRIAGAMDATGAKSIITTIDTTGIRKEKDG